In one Diabrotica virgifera virgifera chromosome 5, PGI_DIABVI_V3a genomic region, the following are encoded:
- the LOC126884998 gene encoding nematocyst expressed protein 4-like, translated as MVRALHILATLLAVQLSYGNPQPGYPVDPHCPPEDCEPYPVHCPYPIPEPVCEIPVIPPPHYPHPIPDCDYPYPGYPHGPINPGPLPPHLPLPPHLPIPKPCDGLPGAWPNEWPCYFPCGWPDDWPCDFPLGLPNNWPIDFPHGLPHDWPNHFPHGWLPDNLPHGYPNAWPCDWPENWRDYWPDCWPNYWNDCELPIPLPHGHGYPHGPYPGPGPYPCPGPL; from the exons ATGGTCCGGGCGTTGCATATTCTTGCAACGTTGCTTGCTGTACAACTCAG ttatgGAAATCCCCAACCTGGATATCCTGTTGATCCTCATTGTCCACCTGAAGATTGTGAACCGTATCCAGTACACTGTCCTTACCCAATACCTGAACCAGTATGTGAAATTCCGGTAATACCACCACCACACTACCCTCATCCAATACCCGATTGTGACTATCCGTATCCTGGATATCCTCATGGCCCCATAAATCCTGGTCCATTACCACCACATCTACCACTTCCTCCTCATCTTCCAATTCCTAAACCATGTGATGGTCTACCAGGTGCCTGGCCAAATGAATGGCCATGTTATTTCCCATGTGGTTGGCCAGATGATTGGCCTTGCGATTTTCCACTTGGTTTGCCCAATAACTGGCCTATTGATTTTCCACACGGATTACCACATGACTGGCCTAATCACTTCCCACATGGTTGGCTACCAGATAATTTACCACATGGATATCCCAATGCTTGGCCCTGTGACTGGCCTGAAAACTGGAGGGATTACTGGCCTGATTGCTGGCCTAATTACTGGAATGATTGTGAGCTTCCAATACCATTACCACATGGACATGGATATCCACACGGACCATACCCAGGACCAGGACCATACCCATGCCCAGGTCCCTTATGA